The following coding sequences lie in one Pseudoxanthomonas sp. SE1 genomic window:
- a CDS encoding efflux RND transporter permease subunit, whose translation MKLTEASLRNPAAVAVVVAMVCAFGLMSLMKLPLQLFPDIERPQMSIQTGWRAASPQEMESEIVEPIEAVMQGLPGLEEISSNVNAGNSFINLTFAVGSDMDTMLVEVLSRMNRLQPLPRDATPPVVQAGADNANNSLTYFFVQKLPGTPGEILDYRQMIEDRIVPRISAVQGVAGVEINGGAQEELTITLNLERAAALGIQIPDIAAVAARATDVSGGVVEAGRREYVLRFAGRYSPEALGELILAWRDGRPVRLGDVARVEVKRPEQRFFAYQNGNPAIGLRILRENGANVLDTLDEVKRVVADVREQELEPLGLDIAQSFDASVFINRAIGLLSGSLLAGVLLAVGCLWWFLRDVRATALIACAIPISLLATFIVLQLTGRSLNVISLAGLAFAVGMVMDAAVVVAENIVRLREEGMPAAKAALEGTRQVGGALIASTLTTVAVFLPVIFMDDVEGQLFADLALTISIAVGISLLIAVTVLPAAAGSWLRTRAGDATRHRAWSRVSDWALRATEGRPRQLAWVAALVLAPVLLATLLMPQIDYLPPVKRAAVDAFFNFPPGMSPERVNREIAPVVLERMRPYMDGEKGPQLSNWYLNLWPGGGSLGARVVDPDDIGELERIVRDEIVVGFPDTRAFASEGELFGSFGGSARAIAIHLQHSDGDALARAAEAGRKLLSERFAGANVQAWPNADAGTPELRVNPDDRRLAEAGWRRPELGTVVRTLGDGQWLGEHFDGDRRLAIILRSDRADDVERLGAAPLATPQGGVLSLAELAQVDTVLAPNQLRRIDRRRTVTLTVDPPAAMSLEEALDIVNDEIVPALRDGLPPDAAIRISGSADRLGEVVRSMGTNFVIALAVLFMLMAAMFKSLRDSAFVMATLPMAVLGGVLGLRVLDLTAGQTLDLLSMIGFIMLLGMVINNAILLVAQAREAQAGGASLDEALKQALDQRLRPILIAALTGVLGALPMAINPGPGAVIYRGLAAVSVGGVALSLMFTVVLVPALLRLAGTRASQAKPLHTAPSTLPSPAI comes from the coding sequence ATGAAACTCACCGAAGCCTCCCTGCGCAATCCTGCTGCCGTCGCGGTGGTCGTGGCCATGGTCTGCGCCTTCGGCCTGATGAGCCTGATGAAGCTGCCCCTGCAGCTGTTCCCCGACATCGAGCGGCCGCAGATGTCGATCCAGACCGGCTGGCGCGCGGCCTCGCCGCAGGAGATGGAGTCGGAGATCGTCGAACCCATCGAAGCCGTGATGCAGGGCCTGCCCGGGCTGGAGGAAATCTCTTCCAACGTCAACGCGGGCAACAGTTTCATCAACCTCACCTTCGCCGTCGGCAGCGACATGGACACCATGCTGGTGGAAGTGCTGTCGCGCATGAACCGGTTGCAGCCGCTGCCGCGCGACGCGACACCGCCGGTCGTGCAGGCGGGCGCCGACAACGCCAACAACTCGCTCACGTACTTCTTCGTGCAGAAGCTGCCGGGCACGCCTGGCGAGATCCTCGACTACCGGCAGATGATCGAGGACCGCATCGTTCCCCGCATCTCGGCGGTGCAAGGGGTGGCCGGCGTCGAAATCAACGGTGGCGCGCAGGAAGAGCTGACCATCACCCTCAACCTGGAACGTGCCGCCGCGCTGGGCATCCAGATTCCCGACATCGCCGCCGTCGCGGCACGCGCCACCGATGTATCCGGCGGCGTGGTGGAAGCCGGGCGGCGCGAGTACGTGCTGCGTTTCGCCGGACGCTATTCGCCCGAGGCCCTGGGCGAGCTGATCCTGGCCTGGCGCGATGGCCGGCCGGTACGGCTTGGCGATGTCGCGCGCGTCGAAGTGAAGCGACCCGAGCAGCGCTTCTTCGCCTACCAGAACGGAAACCCTGCCATCGGGCTGCGCATCCTGCGCGAGAACGGCGCCAACGTGCTGGACACGCTGGATGAAGTGAAGCGCGTGGTGGCGGACGTCCGCGAGCAGGAACTGGAGCCGCTCGGTCTGGACATCGCCCAGAGCTTCGATGCCTCGGTATTCATCAACCGCGCCATCGGCCTGCTGTCGGGCAGCCTGCTCGCCGGCGTGCTGCTCGCAGTCGGCTGCCTGTGGTGGTTCCTGCGCGATGTGCGCGCGACGGCGCTGATCGCCTGTGCCATCCCCATTTCGCTGCTGGCCACCTTCATCGTGCTGCAACTCACCGGCCGCAGCCTCAACGTCATCTCGCTGGCCGGGCTTGCATTCGCGGTGGGCATGGTGATGGACGCTGCCGTGGTGGTGGCGGAAAACATCGTGCGCCTGCGCGAGGAAGGGATGCCGGCAGCGAAAGCCGCGCTGGAAGGCACGCGCCAGGTGGGGGGCGCGCTGATCGCGTCCACGCTGACGACGGTGGCGGTGTTCCTGCCGGTGATCTTCATGGATGACGTGGAGGGCCAGCTGTTCGCCGACCTCGCGCTGACCATCTCCATCGCAGTGGGCATCTCGCTGCTGATCGCCGTCACCGTGCTGCCCGCCGCCGCCGGTAGCTGGCTGCGGACACGCGCCGGCGACGCCACCCGGCACCGCGCCTGGTCGCGCGTCAGCGACTGGGCGCTGCGCGCCACCGAGGGCCGTCCGCGCCAGCTTGCGTGGGTCGCCGCGCTGGTGCTCGCGCCCGTGCTGCTGGCGACGCTGCTGATGCCGCAGATCGACTACCTGCCGCCGGTGAAGCGCGCCGCGGTGGATGCCTTCTTCAACTTCCCGCCCGGCATGAGCCCGGAACGCGTGAACCGCGAGATCGCCCCCGTCGTGCTCGAGCGCATGCGTCCTTACATGGACGGCGAGAAGGGGCCGCAGCTGAGCAACTGGTACCTCAACCTGTGGCCCGGTGGTGGCTCGCTCGGCGCACGCGTGGTCGATCCCGACGACATCGGCGAACTGGAACGCATCGTGCGCGACGAGATCGTCGTCGGCTTTCCGGATACGCGCGCCTTCGCCAGCGAAGGCGAACTGTTCGGCAGCTTCGGCGGGTCCGCACGCGCCATCGCCATCCACCTGCAGCACAGCGATGGCGACGCGCTGGCCCGCGCGGCGGAAGCAGGACGGAAACTGCTGTCGGAGCGCTTCGCCGGCGCCAACGTGCAGGCGTGGCCCAATGCCGATGCCGGCACGCCCGAGCTGCGGGTGAATCCGGACGACCGCCGCCTGGCGGAAGCCGGATGGCGGCGGCCCGAGCTGGGCACCGTCGTGCGCACGCTGGGCGACGGCCAGTGGCTGGGCGAGCATTTCGACGGCGACCGTCGGCTGGCCATCATCCTGCGCAGCGACCGCGCCGACGATGTCGAACGGCTGGGCGCGGCGCCATTGGCGACACCCCAGGGCGGCGTGTTGAGCCTGGCCGAACTCGCGCAGGTGGACACGGTGCTCGCACCCAACCAGTTGCGCCGCATAGACCGTCGCCGCACGGTGACGCTGACCGTCGATCCGCCCGCCGCGATGTCGCTGGAAGAAGCGCTGGACATCGTCAATGACGAGATCGTGCCTGCATTGCGCGATGGGCTGCCCCCCGACGCCGCCATCCGCATTTCGGGCAGTGCCGACCGGCTCGGCGAAGTGGTGCGCAGCATGGGCACGAACTTCGTGATCGCGCTGGCGGTGCTGTTCATGCTGATGGCGGCGATGTTCAAGTCATTGCGCGACAGCGCCTTCGTCATGGCCACCCTGCCGATGGCGGTGCTCGGGGGCGTGCTGGGCCTGCGCGTGCTGGACCTGACCGCCGGGCAGACGCTGGACCTGCTGTCGATGATCGGCTTCATCATGCTGCTGGGCATGGTGATCAACAACGCCATCCTGCTGGTGGCGCAGGCGCGCGAGGCCCAGGCGGGCGGCGCATCGCTGGACGAAGCGCTGAAACAGGCCCTGGACCAGCGCCTGCGACCGATCCTGATCGCGGCGCTGACCGGTGTGCTGGGCGCATTGCCGATGGCGATCAATCCCGGCCCCGGCGCGGTGATCTATCGCGGCCTCGCCGCTGTCTCGGTCGGCGGCGTGGCGTTGAGCCTGATGTTCACCGTGGTGCTGGTGCCGGCATTGCTGCGTCTGGCCGGTACGCGGGCATCGCAAGCCAAACCGCTCCACACCGCACCGTCCACGCTTCCCTCGCCCGCGATCTGA
- a CDS encoding efflux RND transporter periplasmic adaptor subunit: protein MRTLHKTLIAAALAGVLALPLLKLDADASAPETPDAPPAIVSVAPAVNAEFAPRHWSPGSVISRQDARVASEQGGRVVEVVEVGERIRAGQALAVLDDTALRLREQEGQADLARIQAQLDLAARQEQRYAQLAAQQNIARAQYEQLRADRDMLVQERARALAQLAQTRHQRGQMVVRAPFTGIVAERHTQLGEYLTTGASVARLVDTASQEVRVRAPVDLAQHLGTGTQVLVRAGDTERAWPVTALVPVGDESSRQLELRIAIDATQMPVGSAVDVGLPSAGTRNVVAVPRDAVILRREGDFVLRVDSAGKAERLPVETGAEVDGLVEVTGNVRAGDRLIVRGGERVEPGQAVSIQPASLAVAMR from the coding sequence ATGCGCACCCTGCACAAGACCCTGATCGCCGCCGCACTGGCAGGTGTCCTCGCCCTGCCCCTGCTGAAACTGGATGCCGACGCCAGCGCGCCCGAAACGCCGGACGCACCGCCAGCGATCGTCAGCGTCGCCCCGGCGGTGAACGCCGAGTTCGCACCGCGCCACTGGTCGCCCGGCAGCGTGATCAGCCGACAGGACGCACGTGTCGCCAGCGAACAGGGCGGGCGTGTCGTCGAAGTGGTCGAGGTAGGCGAACGCATACGCGCCGGCCAGGCGCTCGCGGTGCTGGACGACACGGCGCTGCGGCTGCGCGAGCAGGAAGGCCAGGCCGACCTCGCCCGCATCCAGGCCCAGCTCGATCTCGCGGCCCGGCAGGAGCAGCGCTACGCGCAACTGGCCGCACAACAGAACATCGCGCGCGCGCAGTACGAACAACTGCGGGCCGACCGCGACATGCTGGTGCAGGAGCGCGCACGCGCGCTGGCGCAATTGGCGCAGACGCGTCACCAGCGTGGGCAGATGGTGGTGCGCGCGCCCTTCACCGGCATCGTCGCCGAACGCCACACGCAGCTGGGCGAATACCTGACTACGGGCGCGTCCGTGGCACGCCTGGTGGACACCGCCTCGCAGGAAGTCCGTGTGCGCGCGCCGGTGGACCTGGCGCAGCATCTGGGCACAGGCACTCAGGTGCTCGTGCGCGCGGGCGACACCGAGCGCGCGTGGCCGGTGACCGCCCTGGTGCCGGTCGGCGACGAATCCTCGCGGCAGCTGGAACTGCGCATCGCCATCGACGCCACCCAGATGCCGGTCGGCAGTGCGGTGGATGTCGGCCTCCCCAGCGCGGGCACGCGCAACGTCGTCGCCGTACCGCGAGATGCGGTGATCCTGCGCCGCGAGGGCGACTTCGTGCTGCGCGTGGACAGCGCCGGCAAGGCCGAGCGCCTGCCCGTGGAAACCGGCGCGGAAGTCGATGGTCTGGTGGAAGTCACCGGCAACGTGCGTGCCGGCGACCGGCTGATCGTGCGTGGCGGCGAACGCGTCGAGCCCGGCCAGGCGGTCAGCATCCAGCCGGCATCGCTGGCCGTCGCGATGCGCTGA
- a CDS encoding ABC transporter ATP-binding protein, whose translation MASSPPPTGKPKGAAPRPANKPNLRERFDAMRNLAPFLRQIWQTSRVLTTASLGLRVIRALLPIVTLYIGKLIIDEAIRLVGAGVPQEGLLTAWRSGVLDHLLWLLAVEFALAILSDLLGRMVSYADALLSELFTNATSIRLMEHAATLDLEDFEDPDLQDKLDRARRQTMGRMNLMSQLFGQVQDAITVVGFAAGLLVYAPWLMVLLAVALIPAFIGEAHFNAVGYSLNFQWTPERRQLEYMRQMGASVETAKEVKIFNLHRFLISRYRTLADKFFIANRALARRRAVWGTLLAALGTLGYYVAYGYIAWRTVRGDFSIGDLTFLAGSFRRLRQLLEGLLVGFSQVAGQALYLDDLFSFFEIEPEITSPNDPIPVPKPITRGFTFENVGFRYPDAERWAVRGLDFELRAGEVLALVGENGAGKTTLVKLLARLYDPDEGRILLDGRDLRDYDIDDLRANIGVIFQDFVRYHLTAGENIGVGQIDAMHDQARIRDAAARSMADEVIAGLPQGYEQMIGRRFKNSVDLSGGQWQKIAIARAYMRDAQVMILDEPTAALDARSEFEVFQRFKELSDNRTAVLISHRFSSVRMADRILVLDEGRLEASGTHEQLLAEGGRYAELFELQAAGYR comes from the coding sequence ATGGCCTCGTCCCCACCGCCCACGGGCAAGCCCAAGGGCGCCGCTCCGCGCCCCGCCAACAAGCCCAACCTGCGCGAGCGCTTCGACGCGATGCGCAACCTGGCGCCTTTCCTGCGCCAGATCTGGCAGACCAGCCGTGTCCTGACCACCGCCAGCCTGGGCCTGCGCGTGATCCGCGCCCTGCTGCCCATCGTCACGCTGTACATCGGCAAGCTGATCATCGACGAAGCCATCCGTCTGGTCGGCGCCGGCGTGCCGCAGGAAGGCCTGTTGACTGCCTGGCGCAGCGGCGTGCTGGACCACCTGCTGTGGTTGCTGGCGGTGGAGTTCGCGCTGGCGATCCTGTCCGACCTGCTGGGCCGCATGGTGAGCTACGCCGACGCCCTGCTGTCGGAGCTGTTCACCAACGCCACCAGCATCCGCCTGATGGAACACGCGGCCACGCTGGACCTGGAGGACTTCGAAGACCCGGACCTGCAGGACAAGCTGGACCGCGCGCGCCGCCAGACCATGGGCCGCATGAACCTGATGAGCCAGCTGTTCGGCCAGGTGCAGGACGCCATCACCGTGGTCGGCTTCGCCGCGGGCCTGCTGGTGTATGCGCCCTGGCTGATGGTGCTGCTGGCGGTGGCGCTGATCCCCGCCTTCATCGGCGAGGCGCACTTCAATGCGGTGGGCTACTCGTTGAATTTCCAGTGGACGCCGGAGCGGCGGCAGCTGGAGTACATGCGGCAGATGGGTGCCAGCGTGGAAACGGCGAAAGAGGTGAAGATCTTCAACCTCCACCGCTTCCTGATCAGCCGTTATCGCACCCTGGCCGACAAGTTCTTCATCGCCAACCGCGCACTGGCGCGACGCCGCGCGGTCTGGGGCACGCTGCTGGCGGCGCTGGGCACGCTGGGCTACTACGTGGCCTACGGCTACATCGCCTGGCGCACGGTGCGCGGCGACTTCAGCATCGGCGACCTGACGTTCCTGGCCGGCAGTTTCCGCCGCCTGCGCCAGTTGCTGGAAGGCCTGCTGGTCGGCTTTTCACAGGTCGCGGGCCAGGCGCTGTACCTGGACGACCTGTTTTCGTTCTTCGAGATCGAACCGGAGATCACCTCGCCCAACGATCCCATCCCGGTACCGAAGCCGATCACCCGTGGCTTCACCTTCGAGAACGTGGGCTTCCGCTATCCCGATGCCGAACGCTGGGCGGTGCGGGGGTTGGACTTCGAACTGCGGGCCGGCGAAGTGCTGGCGCTGGTCGGCGAGAACGGCGCCGGCAAGACCACGCTGGTCAAGCTGCTGGCGCGCCTGTACGACCCGGACGAGGGCCGCATCCTGCTGGACGGGCGCGACCTGCGCGACTACGACATCGACGACCTGCGCGCCAACATCGGCGTGATCTTCCAGGATTTCGTGCGCTACCACCTGACTGCAGGCGAGAACATCGGCGTGGGCCAGATCGACGCGATGCACGACCAGGCCCGCATCCGCGACGCCGCTGCCCGTTCGATGGCGGACGAAGTGATCGCCGGGCTGCCGCAGGGCTACGAGCAGATGATCGGCCGCCGCTTCAAGAACAGCGTGGACCTGTCCGGCGGGCAATGGCAGAAGATCGCCATCGCGCGCGCCTACATGCGCGATGCGCAGGTGATGATCCTGGACGAACCCACCGCCGCGCTGGACGCCCGCTCGGAATTCGAGGTCTTCCAACGCTTCAAGGAATTGTCGGACAATCGGACCGCAGTGCTGATCTCGCACCGCTTCTCCAGCGTACGCATGGCGGACCGCATCCTGGTCCTCGATGAAGGACGCCTGGAAGCCAGCGGCACCCACGAACAACTGCTGGCCGAAGGCGGCCGCTATGCCGAACTGTTCGAACTGCAGGCCGCCGGTTACCGCTGA
- a CDS encoding PQQ-dependent sugar dehydrogenase encodes MRNASHRLATALLLALPLAACNSSANGEAKGNATAAAEQPAPASQPTQTLTSAKGQVRATQVASSLDHPWGLAFLPDGSMLVTERSGQLRRVGTDGAVSAPITGVPKVFATGQGGLLDVVLAPDFASSQRIYLSYAEPGDDGTAGTAVAYGTLADGALADVKVIYRQEPKVDGPNHFGSRLVFDDAGHLFISQGERNKRAMSQELDKLQGKLVRLNLDGSVPQDNPFVGQSGARPEIYSYGHRNMQGMARDPRTGTLWQSEHGPRGGDEINLPQPGRNYGWPVITHGINYSGQPIPEAEGKAKDGMEQPHHLWEKSPGVSGMAFYTGRPESPWNDSLFLGSLAERNLIRLTLDGDKVVGEERLLNEIGERVRDVRVGPDGNVYVVTDEDDGKIWRIEPPKAP; translated from the coding sequence TTGCGCAACGCATCCCATCGACTCGCCACCGCCCTGCTTCTCGCGCTGCCGCTGGCCGCGTGCAATTCGTCAGCGAACGGTGAAGCCAAAGGCAACGCCACCGCCGCGGCGGAGCAGCCTGCACCCGCAAGCCAGCCCACGCAGACGCTGACCAGCGCCAAGGGCCAGGTCCGGGCCACGCAGGTGGCGAGCAGCCTGGATCATCCCTGGGGGCTCGCGTTCCTGCCTGACGGCAGCATGCTCGTCACCGAACGCAGCGGGCAGTTGCGACGCGTCGGCACCGATGGCGCGGTGTCCGCGCCGATCACGGGTGTGCCCAAGGTCTTCGCCACCGGCCAGGGCGGCCTGCTCGACGTGGTGCTGGCGCCGGATTTCGCCAGCAGCCAGCGCATCTATCTGAGCTACGCCGAGCCGGGCGACGACGGCACCGCCGGCACCGCCGTGGCCTACGGCACCTTGGCCGACGGCGCGCTGGCCGACGTCAAGGTGATCTATCGCCAGGAACCGAAGGTCGATGGCCCGAACCACTTCGGCTCGCGCCTGGTCTTCGACGATGCCGGCCACCTCTTCATCAGCCAGGGCGAGCGCAACAAGCGCGCGATGTCGCAGGAACTCGACAAGCTGCAGGGCAAGCTGGTGCGCCTCAACCTGGACGGCAGCGTGCCGCAGGACAATCCCTTCGTCGGCCAGTCCGGCGCGCGCCCCGAGATATACAGCTACGGCCACCGCAACATGCAGGGCATGGCGCGCGACCCGCGCACCGGCACGCTCTGGCAGAGCGAGCATGGCCCGCGCGGTGGCGACGAGATCAACCTGCCCCAGCCCGGAAGGAACTATGGCTGGCCGGTCATCACCCACGGCATCAATTATTCCGGCCAGCCGATCCCGGAAGCGGAAGGCAAGGCGAAGGACGGCATGGAGCAACCGCACCACCTGTGGGAGAAATCCCCGGGTGTGTCCGGCATGGCGTTCTATACCGGACGCCCGGAGAGCCCCTGGAACGACAGCCTGTTCCTCGGCTCGCTGGCAGAACGCAACCTGATCCGCCTGACCCTGGACGGCGACAAGGTGGTCGGCGAAGAACGCCTGCTCAACGAGATCGGTGAGCGTGTGCGCGATGTCCGCGTCGGGCCGGACGGCAACGTCTACGTGGTCACCGATGAAGACGACGGCAAGATCTGGCGGATCGAACCGCCGAAAGCGCCGTGA
- a CDS encoding PaaI family thioesterase gives MNDGTDINALLRARLPAGAPLQIPPPCLLDMQGEPVAYVEGESLAMRFPVLPRYQNPIGHMQGGFIVAALDNTLGPFSYLIAPPSVTTSLNTQYLRPVTPDMPHITCRARLVERTRNQLFLTGEVRDDAGRVLVMCQAVCQILPQKSA, from the coding sequence ATGAACGACGGCACCGACATCAACGCCCTGCTGCGCGCGCGCCTGCCGGCCGGTGCGCCGCTGCAGATCCCGCCGCCATGCCTGCTCGACATGCAGGGCGAGCCGGTCGCCTACGTGGAAGGCGAATCGCTGGCGATGCGTTTTCCCGTGCTGCCGCGCTACCAGAATCCGATCGGGCACATGCAGGGCGGTTTCATCGTCGCCGCACTGGACAACACGCTTGGGCCGTTCTCGTACCTGATCGCCCCGCCGAGCGTGACGACGTCGCTCAACACGCAGTACCTGCGACCGGTGACGCCGGACATGCCGCACATCACCTGCCGTGCGCGGCTGGTGGAGCGCACGCGCAACCAGCTGTTCCTGACCGGTGAGGTCCGCGATGACGCGGGACGCGTGCTGGTGATGTGCCAGGCGGTGTGCCAGATCCTGCCGCAGAAAAGCGCTTGA
- a CDS encoding amidohydrolase — protein MQDLRISLVQGETRWHDPAGNRDYYGGLIAPLAGQSDLVILPETFTSGFSNEAIDQAEGMDGATVAWIREQATTLGAAVTGSVQLRTPEGVFNRLLFATPDGALQYYDKRHLFRYANEHKRYAAGNQRLTVEWKGWRINPLVCYDLRFPVFARNRYDVERPGQLDFDLQLFVANWPAPRAYAWKTLLRARAIENLCYVGAVNRAGTDGNGHAYSGDSAVIDFLGQPVVELPAGEGVATSTISAEALAAHREKFPAMLDADRFELR, from the coding sequence ATGCAGGACCTTCGCATTTCCCTCGTCCAGGGCGAAACGCGCTGGCACGACCCGGCAGGCAACCGCGACTACTACGGCGGCTTGATTGCGCCGCTGGCGGGACAGAGCGATCTGGTGATCCTGCCGGAGACGTTCACCAGCGGCTTCAGCAACGAGGCGATCGACCAGGCCGAGGGCATGGACGGCGCTACCGTCGCGTGGATCCGCGAGCAGGCCACGACGTTGGGTGCCGCCGTTACCGGCAGCGTGCAACTGCGCACGCCGGAGGGTGTGTTCAATCGCCTGCTGTTCGCCACGCCCGACGGCGCGTTGCAGTACTACGACAAGCGCCACCTGTTCCGTTATGCGAACGAGCACAAGCGGTATGCAGCCGGCAATCAGCGCCTGACGGTGGAGTGGAAGGGCTGGCGGATCAATCCGCTGGTCTGCTACGACCTGCGCTTCCCGGTGTTCGCGCGCAACCGCTACGACGTGGAGCGGCCGGGGCAACTCGATTTCGATCTGCAACTGTTCGTCGCGAACTGGCCGGCGCCGCGCGCGTATGCATGGAAGACGCTGCTGCGGGCGCGGGCAATTGAGAATCTCTGCTACGTGGGGGCGGTCAATCGTGCGGGCACGGATGGCAATGGGCACGCTTACAGCGGCGACAGTGCGGTGATCGATTTCTTGGGCCAGCCGGTGGTGGAGTTGCCGGCGGGCGAGGGTGTGGCGACGTCGACGATCTCGGCGGAGGCCTTGGCGGCGCATCGGGAGAAGTTTCCGGCGATGCTGGATGCGGATAGGTTCGAGCTGCGCTGA
- a CDS encoding pyridoxal phosphate-dependent aminotransferase → MSQPQTKLPKVGTTIFTVMSQLAAEHGAVNLGQGFPDFAVPQRLVDELDAAMRAGHNQYAPMTGVAPLRQAIAEKVLRCYGREVNPDTEITVTSGATEALFNAIHAVVRPGEEVIVLDPAYDSYEPAIDLAGARAVHVPLDPQTFAVDWDRVRAAITPKTRLLIINSPHNPSGAMFDDADIRALSSLLEGTGIYLISDEVYEHIVFDGRRHESILRYPELAARAFVVSSFGKTYHCTGWKIGYAIAPPALSAEFRKVHQYNVFCTFAPAQFAFAAMIRDEPEHYEQLGAFYQDKRDRFREQLLGTKFTPLPVPGGYFQLVDYSAVSDLPDAEFVKWLTVEHGVTAIPLSPFYETPPVGQRLARLCFAKNEATLDAAIARLKTL, encoded by the coding sequence ATGTCCCAGCCGCAGACCAAGCTGCCCAAGGTGGGCACCACCATCTTCACCGTGATGTCGCAGCTCGCCGCCGAGCACGGCGCGGTCAACCTGGGGCAGGGTTTCCCGGACTTCGCGGTGCCGCAGCGGCTGGTGGACGAACTGGATGCCGCCATGCGCGCCGGCCACAACCAGTACGCACCGATGACCGGTGTGGCGCCGCTGCGCCAGGCCATCGCGGAGAAGGTGCTGCGCTGCTACGGCCGTGAAGTGAACCCGGATACCGAGATCACCGTGACCAGCGGCGCCACCGAGGCGCTGTTCAACGCGATCCACGCCGTGGTGCGCCCGGGCGAAGAAGTCATCGTGCTGGACCCGGCCTACGACAGCTACGAACCGGCCATCGACCTGGCGGGTGCGCGTGCCGTGCATGTGCCGCTGGATCCGCAGACGTTTGCGGTGGACTGGGACCGCGTGCGCGCCGCCATCACGCCGAAGACGCGTCTGCTGATCATCAACAGCCCGCACAACCCGTCCGGCGCGATGTTCGACGATGCCGACATCCGCGCGCTGTCGTCGCTGCTGGAAGGCACCGGCATCTATCTGATTTCCGACGAGGTCTACGAGCACATCGTGTTCGACGGCCGTCGCCACGAATCGATCCTGCGCTATCCGGAACTGGCCGCGCGTGCGTTCGTGGTGTCCAGCTTCGGCAAGACCTACCACTGCACCGGCTGGAAGATCGGCTACGCCATCGCGCCGCCGGCGCTGAGCGCGGAGTTCCGCAAGGTCCACCAGTACAACGTGTTCTGCACGTTCGCCCCGGCGCAGTTCGCGTTCGCCGCGATGATCCGCGACGAGCCGGAACACTACGAACAGCTGGGCGCGTTCTACCAGGACAAGCGCGACCGCTTCCGCGAACAGCTGCTGGGCACGAAGTTCACGCCGCTGCCGGTGCCGGGCGGGTATTTCCAACTGGTCGACTATTCCGCGGTCAGCGACCTACCGGATGCCGAGTTCGTGAAGTGGCTGACCGTCGAGCACGGCGTCACCGCGATTCCGCTGTCGCCGTTCTACGAGACGCCGCCGGTCGGGCAGCGCCTGGCACGCCTGTGCTTCGCCAAGAACGAGGCGACGCTGGATGCGGCGATCGCGCGGTTGAAGACACTCTGA
- a CDS encoding DUF3293 domain-containing protein encodes MADHRVPAAGTTLGDVPEAERARLATAWAAAHYFVTVGRQEWLFRTGSTAPDVERQVMATRYLFITAWNPPPGEAPRPVNDAAQERLHARLHTLGLSFHPALGCNNQGGMVEHGCLVLDATLEQADALAREFGQGGTLFWHADTPVRLRMMWPRPPQADGDLHTDWVG; translated from the coding sequence ATGGCCGACCACCGCGTTCCCGCTGCCGGCACGACCCTCGGGGATGTCCCCGAGGCGGAACGCGCACGGCTGGCCACGGCCTGGGCTGCCGCGCACTACTTCGTCACCGTGGGTCGGCAGGAATGGCTGTTCCGCACCGGCTCGACCGCGCCGGACGTCGAACGCCAGGTCATGGCGACCCGCTATCTGTTCATCACCGCGTGGAATCCTCCACCCGGCGAGGCGCCGCGCCCGGTCAACGACGCCGCGCAGGAGCGTTTGCACGCGCGCCTGCACACGCTGGGGCTGTCATTCCACCCGGCGCTGGGCTGCAACAACCAGGGCGGCATGGTCGAGCACGGTTGCCTGGTGCTGGACGCCACGCTGGAACAGGCCGACGCCCTGGCGCGCGAGTTCGGCCAGGGCGGCACGCTGTTCTGGCACGCCGACACGCCGGTGCGACTGCGGATGATGTGGCCGCGCCCGCCGCAGGCCGACGGCGACCTGCATACCGACTGGGTGGGGTGA